A genomic window from bacterium includes:
- a CDS encoding type II secretion system F family protein encodes MRLLASLATAVAVYMAAGLFTGYTAAMRRRQAARRDLSRYHLWLVQAGSDLSPLQFLAGSGVLGLATLVVTTILTEAWWLAIMPAAALALSPYAFYTRRRRERLRRIRQAWPDALRDALAAISAGSTLTLALGDLAERGPAPLRPAFGRFRLMARMMGVVPGLELMKEELGDPNSDRILEVLVLAHEHGGGLVAEVLRDLIGEITEDLRLEAEIRADGTEQRIESWVVVLIPWLLLLFLTQTSDQYRAFYRSGSGLVVVLAAVVWSVIGVGLLRYIGRSTGEPRVLAGAGDVGKGRWR; translated from the coding sequence ATGAGGCTGCTGGCGTCCCTGGCCACGGCGGTCGCCGTCTACATGGCGGCCGGCCTGTTCACCGGCTACACGGCGGCGATGCGCCGCAGGCAGGCCGCCCGGCGCGACCTGTCCCGCTATCACCTCTGGTTGGTACAGGCCGGAAGTGATCTGAGCCCGCTCCAGTTCCTCGCCGGTTCCGGCGTCCTAGGTCTGGCGACGCTGGTCGTCACGACCATCCTCACAGAGGCTTGGTGGTTGGCGATCATGCCGGCCGCCGCATTGGCGCTCTCGCCGTATGCCTTCTACACGCGCCGCCGCCGCGAACGGCTCCGCCGGATCCGTCAGGCCTGGCCGGATGCCCTCCGGGATGCGCTCGCGGCGATCTCGGCCGGGTCCACGTTGACGCTGGCGTTGGGCGACCTGGCCGAACGTGGTCCGGCGCCGCTCCGGCCCGCCTTCGGCCGGTTCCGTCTCATGGCCCGCATGATGGGAGTGGTTCCCGGCTTGGAGCTGATGAAGGAAGAGCTGGGCGATCCCAACTCCGATCGGATCCTGGAGGTGCTGGTGCTGGCGCACGAGCACGGCGGTGGCCTCGTGGCCGAGGTGCTCCGCGATCTGATCGGAGAGATAACGGAGGATCTCCGCTTGGAGGCCGAGATCCGGGCCGACGGCACCGAGCAGCGTATCGAGAGTTGGGTGGTGGTGCTGATTCCGTGGCTCCTGTTGCTGTTCCTGACCCAGACCTCGGACCAGTACCGGGCCTTCTATCGCTCAGGTTCCGGTCTGGTGGTGGTCCTGGCGGCGGTGGTGTGGTCGGTGATCGGGGTGGGGCTCCTGAGGTACATCGGTCGGTCGACCGGCGAGCCACGGGTTCTGGCGGGCGCCGGGGACGTCGGCAAGGGACGGTGGCGATGA
- a CDS encoding 50S ribosomal protein L11 methyltransferase, whose amino-acid sequence MSEDFLWKGRLGPMNLQISDTTFRPSTISALIARELRIQEGEVAIDVGCGSGVLAIIAAKLGARHVHAIDKSPDVIEVGRANAEANDVADRITFYQGDLFEPLADDIRADVIIGDVSGIPDTLADESGWFPTRGGGGTRGSELPIRMLEEARRRLSAGGRLFLPTGSLQDESSIIEAARRLYTKVRKLTERAIPLPSKLATSQVLSDLVERGVVRVSTRGSRSIWEARVWEVSGVA is encoded by the coding sequence GTGTCCGAGGATTTCTTGTGGAAGGGCCGGCTCGGCCCGATGAACCTCCAGATTTCGGACACCACGTTCCGTCCTTCCACCATCTCGGCCTTGATCGCTCGCGAGCTCCGTATCCAGGAGGGCGAGGTGGCCATCGATGTCGGATGCGGATCGGGGGTGTTGGCGATCATCGCCGCCAAGCTCGGCGCCCGCCACGTACACGCCATCGACAAGAGCCCGGACGTGATCGAGGTGGGCCGCGCCAACGCCGAAGCCAACGACGTGGCCGATCGGATCACGTTCTACCAGGGCGACCTGTTCGAGCCCCTTGCCGACGATATTCGAGCAGACGTGATCATCGGCGATGTGTCCGGTATCCCCGACACCCTGGCGGACGAGAGCGGATGGTTCCCGACCAGGGGCGGGGGCGGCACGCGGGGGAGCGAGCTTCCCATTCGCATGCTTGAGGAGGCCAGGCGCCGCCTGAGCGCCGGCGGGCGTCTCTTCCTGCCGACCGGATCCCTCCAGGACGAGTCCTCCATCATCGAGGCCGCCCGGCGCCTCTACACCAAGGTGAGGAAGCTCACCGAGCGGGCCATACCCCTCCCGAGCAAGCTCGCCACCAGCCAGGTGCTGTCCGATCTGGTGGAGCGCGGAGTGGTCCGGGTCAGCACCCGCGGCTCACGGTCCATCTGGGAGGCCCGGGTGTGGGAGGTCTCGGGCGTCGCCTGA
- a CDS encoding RcpC/CpaB family pilus assembly protein — MVEPSAPAWTAATPRGPRNRRRNPFTRLSFGHAVMITAGLLAFLLNVLILRDEGEGVEVPVAAHAIPAGSRLATTDVSYRYVDADGPFVDRALSREYLANLFGQVVIRDVEAGAPLLADDLRPVATPDGQRAMSIPISPDRAVGAALNVGDRIDVMLVQGGRSRFVASGIEVLAVTAGSRGLSGSGFGLTVSVSPAQALLISAALDSGSIHLLRSTGLPAYRGYPAIRETRLPALGSAS; from the coding sequence ATGGTCGAGCCCAGCGCACCAGCTTGGACGGCGGCGACCCCACGGGGTCCGAGGAACCGCAGGCGGAATCCCTTCACCCGCCTCTCCTTCGGCCACGCGGTGATGATCACTGCCGGCCTGCTGGCCTTCCTGCTCAACGTGCTGATCCTCCGGGACGAGGGCGAAGGGGTCGAAGTTCCGGTGGCCGCCCATGCCATACCGGCCGGCAGCCGGTTGGCCACCACTGACGTCTCCTACCGGTATGTGGATGCCGACGGCCCATTCGTGGATCGGGCGCTCTCCCGGGAGTACCTCGCAAACCTCTTCGGGCAGGTGGTGATACGCGATGTCGAAGCGGGCGCCCCCTTGTTGGCGGACGACCTGAGGCCGGTCGCTACTCCGGACGGCCAGCGCGCGATGAGCATTCCGATCTCGCCTGATCGTGCCGTCGGGGCGGCCCTCAATGTCGGTGACCGCATCGATGTGATGCTGGTCCAGGGGGGCAGGAGCCGCTTCGTCGCCTCCGGGATCGAGGTGCTGGCCGTGACAGCGGGCAGTCGGGGCCTGTCCGGGTCCGGCTTCGGCCTGACGGTGTCCGTGAGCCCGGCGCAGGCGCTACTGATCTCCGCGGCCCTCGACTCCGGTTCGATTCACCTGCTCAGGTCGACCGGCCTTCCTGCCTACCGTGGCTATCCGGCTATCCGCGAGACTCGGCTGCCTGCGCTCGGGTCAGCCTCGTGA
- a CDS encoding TIGR03668 family PPOX class F420-dependent oxidoreductase, protein MRLSPEGIDQRLACARSATLGTTDGAGRAHLVPIVFAYREGVIYTAIDTKPKTTLRLRRIRNIEINPQVSVLVDHYEDDWDRLWWIRLDGVARIVSDGPLRLVALEILAEKYPVYADQPPPGPAIAITVERIRSWSAR, encoded by the coding sequence ATGCGCCTCTCACCCGAAGGGATAGACCAGCGTCTCGCCTGTGCCCGGTCGGCCACTCTCGGAACCACCGACGGCGCGGGCCGGGCCCACCTGGTTCCCATCGTGTTCGCCTACCGAGAGGGCGTCATCTACACGGCGATAGACACCAAGCCGAAGACCACCCTGCGCCTGCGGCGGATCCGCAACATCGAGATCAACCCACAAGTGTCCGTGCTGGTGGATCACTACGAGGACGACTGGGACCGGCTCTGGTGGATACGGTTGGACGGCGTGGCTCGAATCGTGAGCGACGGCCCTCTCCGCTTAGTCGCCCTCGAGATCCTGGCGGAGAAGTATCCCGTGTATGCCGACCAACCGCCGCCCGGCCCCGCCATAGCGATCACGGTGGAACGTATCCGCTCCTGGTCGGCCCGCTGA
- a CDS encoding type II secretion system F family protein — translation MNVGLTVLAVASSVVFAVSGVALWIRPPRRLGSRVRPYSNATRLEFRPSPEAAVRMDPGRTLGQNAIRRLLGPMLAGTVYPVARLLMPMDDRELAVRLRQGGLFPDLEEAARPRVYRMRSLGLMVLYATGLAGIALVSGGSGMRVILFMTAGAALGGLQVRARLSEAVRRRREAIRSELYTINQLVAMYTRVGGGPIQGLRYVVSRARGIAVDEIAEVLHLHERGWVFAEAMARAERLTPEPEAARTYRVMARSQEQGSDLSDALLGLSKDLRAMRRDALRRTAARRRILMVIPVVVVLAPITMLFMAAPIPSIVFGG, via the coding sequence ATGAACGTCGGCTTGACAGTCCTGGCGGTCGCCTCGTCTGTGGTATTCGCCGTCTCCGGCGTCGCGCTCTGGATAAGGCCGCCTCGCCGGCTGGGGTCGCGGGTGCGACCGTACTCCAACGCCACCAGGCTGGAGTTCCGTCCGAGTCCCGAGGCGGCGGTCCGGATGGACCCGGGACGGACGCTCGGCCAAAACGCCATTCGCCGCTTGCTGGGACCGATGCTGGCCGGGACGGTGTATCCGGTGGCGCGGTTGCTGATGCCGATGGACGATCGGGAGCTGGCGGTCCGGCTGCGCCAGGGAGGTCTGTTCCCGGACCTGGAGGAAGCCGCACGACCGCGGGTCTACCGAATGCGATCCCTCGGCCTGATGGTCCTGTACGCCACCGGTCTGGCAGGAATCGCGTTGGTGAGTGGCGGGTCCGGTATGAGGGTGATCCTGTTCATGACGGCCGGCGCGGCCTTGGGTGGTCTCCAGGTTCGGGCCCGGTTGTCCGAGGCGGTCCGCCGGCGCCGGGAGGCCATCCGTTCGGAGCTCTACACCATCAACCAGCTGGTGGCCATGTATACCCGGGTGGGTGGTGGACCCATCCAGGGTCTTCGGTACGTAGTGAGCCGCGCCCGCGGGATCGCGGTGGACGAGATCGCCGAGGTGCTCCACCTGCACGAGCGGGGTTGGGTCTTCGCCGAGGCCATGGCCCGGGCGGAAAGGCTGACGCCGGAGCCGGAGGCGGCCCGGACCTACCGCGTCATGGCGAGATCCCAGGAGCAGGGATCCGATCTCTCCGATGCGCTGCTCGGGCTGTCGAAGGACCTGAGGGCGATGCGTCGGGATGCGCTTAGGAGGACGGCGGCGCGCCGGCGGATCCTGATGGTCATTCCGGTGGTGGTGGTCCTCGCGCCCATCACGATGCTGTTCATGGCCGCCCCGATCCCGTCGATCGTGTTCGGGGGATAG
- a CDS encoding metal-dependent transcriptional regulator, whose translation MTDPGYSVRCREYAEAIWELEEAGIPVLQARIARWLGVSPASVSEMVRRMTAEGLVNVSDEVRLTEEGRHLAAVVVRRHRLAERFLSEVLRLPWAKVHEEAEVWETMISDDVEKAMWQVMDDPKTCPHGNPIPGAGYQPPRMKAIAEMERGETLALERISEELELDADMMRFLDENHIRPDARISLVQKDPYGGITVEVRDRPVGISVFASERLFVAID comes from the coding sequence ATGACTGATCCCGGCTACTCCGTCCGATGCCGCGAATACGCCGAAGCCATCTGGGAACTGGAGGAGGCCGGTATCCCGGTGCTCCAGGCCCGCATAGCGCGCTGGCTGGGAGTGAGCCCGGCCAGCGTGTCCGAGATGGTTCGCCGGATGACGGCGGAGGGCCTGGTCAACGTGTCTGACGAGGTTCGTCTCACCGAGGAGGGCCGTCACCTGGCAGCGGTGGTGGTGCGCAGGCACCGCCTCGCCGAGCGGTTCCTCTCCGAGGTCTTGAGGCTTCCATGGGCGAAGGTGCACGAGGAGGCCGAGGTATGGGAGACCATGATCTCGGATGACGTAGAGAAGGCCATGTGGCAGGTCATGGACGATCCGAAGACCTGCCCCCACGGCAACCCCATTCCGGGCGCCGGCTACCAGCCTCCGCGGATGAAGGCCATTGCCGAAATGGAGAGGGGGGAGACGCTGGCTCTCGAGCGGATCTCGGAGGAACTGGAGTTGGACGCGGACATGATGCGCTTTCTGGACGAGAACCACATCCGGCCGGACGCCCGGATCAGCCTGGTGCAGAAGGACCCCTACGGGGGTATAACCGTGGAGGTGCGGGATCGGCCGGTCGGCATCAGCGTCTTCGCCTCGGAACGGCTGTTCGTAGCTATCGATTAG
- a CDS encoding Nif3-like dinuclear metal center hexameric protein, translating to MSLRVGEILAAIDGRAPFASAAEWDAVGLQIGDPEREVSAVAVVHELTTRLLDGIISVGAELVVTYHPLLFRPLSSVTAVPGAEGRIFFLIERRVAVISAHTNWDAAPGGSSDSLAAALEIRDPEGFAPSMTGGGDEISYGRCGSFGGPLGDLADLVQLRLGVRPRLSGPLDRVVRRVAVLPGSGGSRVEDAVSAGADAYVTGDVSHHEARRAADSGMAMVDAGHTPTERPGVRALYDLVAGLVDRPVEMVGGDDNPWEL from the coding sequence ATGAGCCTTCGTGTCGGTGAGATCCTCGCCGCAATCGACGGGCGAGCGCCGTTCGCCTCCGCCGCCGAGTGGGACGCGGTAGGGCTCCAGATCGGCGATCCGGAGCGGGAGGTCTCGGCCGTGGCAGTGGTCCACGAGCTCACCACCAGGCTCCTCGATGGGATCATTTCCGTCGGGGCGGAACTGGTCGTCACCTATCACCCCTTGCTGTTCCGCCCTCTCAGCTCCGTAACCGCGGTGCCTGGCGCCGAGGGACGGATCTTCTTCCTGATAGAAAGGCGCGTGGCCGTCATCTCGGCACACACCAACTGGGACGCGGCTCCGGGCGGGTCATCGGATTCACTGGCCGCTGCCTTGGAGATTCGAGACCCCGAGGGATTCGCCCCCTCGATGACCGGTGGCGGGGACGAGATTTCGTACGGGCGGTGCGGATCCTTCGGTGGCCCGCTGGGAGATCTGGCCGACCTCGTGCAGTTGCGGCTCGGCGTCCGGCCGCGCCTCTCCGGCCCGCTCGACCGGGTCGTCCGCCGTGTGGCGGTGCTGCCCGGCTCGGGTGGATCCCGGGTCGAGGACGCCGTTTCCGCCGGCGCCGATGCCTACGTCACGGGCGACGTCTCGCATCATGAGGCCCGACGGGCGGCAGACTCCGGAATGGCGATGGTGGATGCAGGGCATACCCCGACCGAGCGTCCGGGGGTACGAGCCCTCTACGATCTGGTGGCCGGACTCGTGGACAGGCCCGTCGAAATGGTCGGGGGCGACGACAATCCGTGGGAGCTCTGA
- a CDS encoding metal-dependent hydrolase, which yields MIFWHLGGAVFLFRLAFKDSDADLRFLAIGALLPDAIEWVAGWWVPAGGMGAGRLIGHSVAFCLGLLVAALVLTRRRSPGRKRAVVVAAGAILHLVLDLGWIDPQLLLWPMLGYELPTGIESDWSGLASLSGADLLPIGQEIVAIAYLAWLARRARLADPRRRALLWRSGTLGM from the coding sequence ATGATCTTCTGGCATCTGGGCGGAGCTGTATTCCTTTTCCGGCTGGCTTTCAAGGACTCTGACGCGGACCTCCGCTTCCTGGCGATCGGAGCGCTCCTGCCAGACGCAATCGAATGGGTGGCCGGCTGGTGGGTTCCGGCCGGGGGGATGGGCGCAGGCCGGCTCATCGGTCACTCTGTCGCCTTCTGTCTGGGATTGCTGGTGGCGGCCCTGGTCCTCACCCGCCGCCGTAGCCCGGGCCGGAAGCGGGCCGTGGTGGTGGCGGCCGGAGCGATCCTGCACCTGGTGCTGGACCTCGGGTGGATCGACCCCCAACTCCTCCTGTGGCCCATGCTGGGCTACGAGCTTCCCACCGGCATCGAATCCGATTGGTCGGGACTGGCGAGCTTGTCCGGCGCCGACCTGCTACCGATCGGCCAGGAGATCGTCGCGATCGCCTACCTGGCGTGGCTGGCTCGGAGGGCTCGGCTCGCCGACCCCAGGCGTCGCGCCCTGCTGTGGAGGTCAGGGACGCTCGGTATGTAG
- a CDS encoding lysophospholipid acyltransferase family protein: MIFAIAIPLTAACAVVVILHSLLRPPGGLLDRIPGFWGRTWCRLAGVELTVEGLEHIDPKQAYVVISNHQSAFDIFSHFAALPVPIRFLAKQELFRIPVFGAAMRRIGIVEVDRGAGRATHQAVNRGAAENMKLGRSLMIYPEGTRSRDGAMLPFKKGAFAIARNLGVPIVPTAITGSRQVWSPGSKIIRPGHITVTIMDPIPTDNMTLRDLGDLTKHAYSLIANVADAGAVREPSDSRT; the protein is encoded by the coding sequence TTGATCTTTGCCATCGCGATTCCGCTCACCGCGGCGTGCGCGGTGGTGGTCATCCTGCATTCCCTGCTGAGGCCGCCTGGGGGACTGCTGGACCGGATCCCCGGCTTCTGGGGCCGGACATGGTGCCGGCTCGCCGGCGTGGAACTCACCGTCGAGGGCCTCGAACACATCGACCCGAAACAGGCGTACGTAGTGATCTCCAACCACCAGTCCGCCTTCGACATTTTTTCCCACTTCGCAGCGTTGCCGGTTCCGATCCGCTTCCTGGCCAAACAGGAGCTGTTCAGGATCCCCGTCTTCGGAGCGGCCATGCGAAGGATCGGGATCGTGGAGGTTGACCGGGGCGCCGGGCGAGCCACCCACCAGGCCGTCAACCGGGGCGCCGCCGAAAACATGAAGCTGGGACGCTCCCTCATGATCTATCCGGAAGGGACCCGATCACGGGACGGTGCGATGCTGCCGTTCAAGAAGGGGGCCTTCGCCATCGCCCGCAATCTGGGCGTGCCCATCGTGCCCACGGCGATCACGGGCAGCCGCCAGGTCTGGAGCCCGGGATCCAAGATCATCCGCCCCGGACACATCACCGTAACAATCATGGATCCGATCCCGACCGACAACATGACGCTGCGAGACCTCGGCGACCTGACGAAGCACGCCTACTCACTGATCGCGAACGTGGCCGATGCGGGGGCCGTCCGGGAGCCCAGCGACAGCCGTACCTGA
- a CDS encoding 5-formyltetrahydrofolate cyclo-ligase produces the protein MTHGEPVDIPPPGTGKEEFRRWARRMRRPGIPEDQAAATVDGIVEWLAGAGLPAGSVVIYLPLPDEIDVTRVPDRVGRTFAVTRTPPSGPLTLHPLDAPRERHRFGFEQPVATAPLVDLSSVAVVLTPGLAFGPDGERLGRGGGYYDRFLLTVPDGAARVGVTVSALVVDRLPTDSHDVPMTHLATETGVRPVSTPGGTTAPCLRLAHD, from the coding sequence ATGACCCACGGCGAGCCTGTTGACATACCGCCGCCGGGTACGGGTAAGGAGGAGTTCCGGCGCTGGGCTCGGCGGATGCGCCGGCCGGGTATCCCCGAGGATCAGGCCGCTGCGACCGTCGACGGCATAGTCGAGTGGTTGGCCGGGGCCGGCCTCCCGGCCGGGAGCGTGGTCATATACCTCCCGCTCCCCGACGAGATCGACGTGACACGGGTTCCGGACCGGGTAGGCCGCACGTTCGCGGTCACCCGCACCCCGCCCAGCGGGCCCCTTACCCTCCACCCGCTGGACGCGCCCCGCGAGCGGCACCGGTTCGGGTTCGAGCAGCCGGTGGCCACAGCTCCCCTCGTCGACCTGTCGAGCGTGGCGGTCGTACTCACGCCGGGCCTGGCGTTCGGGCCGGATGGCGAGCGTCTGGGCCGCGGCGGCGGCTACTACGACCGGTTCCTGCTGACGGTGCCCGACGGCGCGGCGAGGGTCGGAGTGACAGTCTCGGCTCTGGTGGTCGACAGACTCCCCACCGATTCCCATGATGTGCCGATGACCCACCTGGCGACCGAGACAGGGGTGCGGCCGGTCAGTACCCCGGGTGGTACGACCGCACCGTGTCTACGATTAGCACATGACTGA
- a CDS encoding DUF2461 domain-containing protein: MSHFTPALFEFLDELAVNNRRDWFQANKQRYRADVQDPLLRFVTDFEDPLESISPHMVADARRSGGSVFRIYRDVRFSKDKTPYKTNAGVHFRHEAGRDVHGPGLYLHLEPGMVFAGAGIWRPNAATAGKIREAIVEDPDAWCRIVEEPDFASTFTLEGESLKRAPRGFDPGHPLIDHLKLKSFVATTSFSEEETCAPDFIDLYTDTCRVAAPFTGFLTAALGLAW, translated from the coding sequence ATGTCGCACTTCACTCCCGCCCTGTTCGAGTTTCTCGACGAGTTGGCTGTCAACAACCGGCGCGACTGGTTCCAGGCCAACAAGCAGCGGTACCGGGCCGACGTCCAGGATCCCCTTCTCCGGTTCGTGACCGACTTCGAGGATCCGCTCGAGAGCATCAGCCCCCACATGGTGGCCGACGCCAGGCGGTCCGGCGGGTCGGTTTTCCGCATCTATCGCGACGTCCGCTTCTCGAAGGACAAGACCCCTTACAAGACCAACGCGGGTGTCCATTTCCGCCACGAGGCGGGCCGGGACGTGCACGGGCCGGGGCTCTACCTACACCTCGAACCCGGCATGGTGTTCGCCGGCGCGGGGATCTGGAGGCCGAACGCGGCCACCGCCGGAAAGATCCGGGAGGCCATCGTCGAGGACCCGGATGCATGGTGCCGGATCGTGGAGGAGCCGGACTTCGCCTCCACCTTCACGCTCGAAGGCGAGTCGCTGAAGCGCGCCCCGAGGGGCTTCGACCCCGGCCACCCCCTGATCGACCACCTGAAGCTGAAGTCGTTCGTGGCCACCACCAGCTTCTCGGAGGAGGAAACCTGCGCCCCGGACTTCATCGACCTCTACACCGACACCTGCCGCGTGGCCGCTCCCTTCACCGGATTCCTCACCGCCGCGCTAGGCCTGGCCTGGTAG
- a CDS encoding ATPase, T2SS/T4P/T4SS family, giving the protein MSTGPYETLRRRAAERIGELDLDPLEDGETIRAEVDQLVSAYQRRAFAGRGVRPFRDPAEIGERLIDSLVGYGPLTPVIDRNDIEEVFIEGERVTFLDSSGRLQALDTPTSEEENRQIVTRILAGTNRRLDVSNPIEQARVLGGRARLTAVIPPVADRLSVTLRKYTVKNYDLSFLVEGGVLSRSAAAFLWVAARANTTILFSGPPGAGKTTLLSAYLRSVPADRCVRVCEEVRELDMPLLQGSFYEASPPNLDGSRRYTLRDLVKVVLAQRPDLICVGEVRGSEAFELTRAVNAGCGFACTIHADSASAALVALVNAALMAGENVTEAILTRVFGTAIDFVVHLQRDQLAGDQAGIRRRVMEMLVVESPRRSGGFETDTLFRRNDVAGTLEWTGVLPPTGIRQRLERSLPEGAGIEAVLSGSWELPL; this is encoded by the coding sequence GTGAGCACCGGTCCGTACGAGACCCTGCGAAGGCGAGCCGCGGAACGCATCGGTGAGCTGGATCTGGATCCCCTCGAGGACGGTGAGACCATCCGGGCCGAGGTCGATCAACTGGTCTCGGCCTACCAGAGGAGAGCCTTCGCCGGACGAGGTGTCCGCCCCTTCCGCGATCCTGCCGAGATAGGCGAGAGGCTGATCGATTCCCTGGTCGGCTACGGACCGCTGACCCCGGTGATCGACCGGAACGACATAGAAGAGGTGTTCATAGAGGGTGAGCGGGTGACGTTCCTCGACTCGTCCGGGCGCCTGCAGGCTCTGGACACCCCTACCTCCGAGGAGGAGAACCGCCAGATCGTCACCCGGATTCTGGCAGGGACAAACCGGCGCCTGGATGTCTCCAACCCGATCGAGCAGGCGCGCGTGCTCGGCGGGCGGGCCCGCCTCACCGCCGTCATCCCACCGGTGGCGGACCGCCTGTCGGTGACCCTCCGGAAGTACACAGTCAAGAACTATGACCTGAGCTTTCTCGTGGAGGGCGGCGTGCTGTCCAGGTCCGCGGCGGCGTTCCTATGGGTGGCGGCGCGAGCCAACACCACCATCCTGTTCAGCGGGCCACCGGGGGCGGGTAAGACCACCCTGCTGAGCGCTTACCTGAGGTCGGTTCCCGCCGATCGGTGTGTCCGGGTATGCGAGGAGGTCAGGGAACTCGACATGCCCTTGCTGCAGGGGAGTTTCTACGAGGCGAGCCCGCCCAACCTTGACGGCAGCCGGCGCTACACGCTGCGGGACCTGGTGAAGGTGGTGCTGGCCCAGCGTCCTGACCTCATCTGTGTCGGCGAGGTGCGGGGATCGGAAGCATTCGAGCTCACCAGGGCGGTAAACGCTGGTTGCGGCTTCGCCTGCACCATTCACGCCGATTCTGCTTCGGCGGCTCTGGTGGCGCTGGTCAATGCGGCTCTCATGGCAGGTGAGAATGTGACCGAAGCCATCCTGACCAGGGTGTTCGGCACGGCGATCGACTTCGTGGTACACCTGCAGCGGGACCAGTTGGCCGGCGACCAGGCGGGCATCCGGCGCCGGGTCATGGAGATGCTGGTGGTTGAATCCCCCCGTCGGAGCGGTGGATTCGAGACCGACACCCTGTTCCGCCGGAACGACGTAGCCGGGACCCTCGAATGGACCGGCGTACTTCCGCCGACCGGGATCCGGCAGCGCCTGGAACGGTCTCTCCCCGAGGGCGCCGGCATCGAAGCCGTCCTCTCGGGGTCCTGGGAGCTCCCGCTATGA
- a CDS encoding helix-turn-helix domain-containing protein, with the protein MIYPSDAGSDPRLFPPVLDVPGVADLLGLSIEETRRLIGEGWIDCASVKGRLLFHRDRVIEWLRNQRVDPDDW; encoded by the coding sequence ATGATCTACCCATCGGATGCCGGCAGCGATCCCCGGCTCTTCCCCCCGGTCCTCGATGTGCCCGGGGTGGCCGACCTGCTCGGTCTCTCCATCGAGGAGACCCGTCGCCTCATCGGAGAGGGCTGGATCGACTGCGCCAGTGTCAAGGGACGGCTCCTGTTCCATCGTGACCGGGTCATCGAGTGGCTTCGAAACCAGCGCGTGGACCCCGACGATTGGTAG
- a CDS encoding helix-turn-helix domain-containing protein has protein sequence MYQQLREIRLAKGITHSQLSAMTGIAQPNLSRIEAGKVDARYSTLARIARALGVELVVSAPAVLTLAYVQARMADGARRLADRGIPPRDNEQRLEWKQARGVDTTVERRLLE, from the coding sequence ATGTACCAACAGTTGCGGGAGATTCGGCTGGCAAAGGGAATCACACATTCCCAGCTGTCGGCGATGACGGGCATCGCGCAACCGAACCTGTCCCGCATCGAAGCGGGAAAGGTGGATGCAAGGTATTCCACGCTCGCTCGGATAGCACGCGCTCTGGGAGTGGAGTTGGTGGTTTCGGCTCCGGCCGTTCTCACGCTGGCCTACGTGCAGGCGAGGATGGCCGATGGCGCCAGACGGTTGGCCGACCGCGGCATTCCGCCCCGCGACAACGAGCAGAGGCTGGAGTGGAAACAGGCCCGCGGCGTCGACACTACGGTCGAACGACGACTGCTGGAGTGA